ACGGTGGCCGCGCCCGGGCGCGGGCCCACCCCGCCGAGCGCCGCCGACCGCTGGGCGTTGTAGAACACATCGGCCACCCGGACCGAGTTCGTGACCACGGTCAGATCCGGCACCTCCAGCAGCTGCTGGGCCAGTGCGAAGGCCGTGGTGCCCCCGGCCAGGGCGATCGCGGTGCCCGGCGTGGCCATCGCGGCCGCCGCCTTGGCGATGTCCTCCTTGGCGCTCAGCTCGAGGCCCGACTTGGCCTCGAACCCGGGCTCGTACGTGCTCGCCTCGGCCACCGGCACGGCCCCGCCGTGCACCTTCTCCACGACGCCCAGCCTGGCCAGCGCGTCGAGATCGCGACGAACCGTCATGTCCGAGACATTGAGCTTGCGCGTCAGCTCGTTCACCCGGACCCCGCCGCGCCGCCTGACCTCATCGAGAATCAGGGCACGCCGCTGCTCCGCGAGCAGGTTCTGGTTGTCGCTCACCCTGCCACGTCTCCCTCCGGTCGGCCCTCGTCGCCCGCGCGTTCATCTTCGCATGAGGCGAAGACAGCGGAGTGCCGGTGCACCCAGGGTTACGATTTCGGCACGCCCGCCGTGTCAGGGTCGGGGAAGGTGGCCGATGGGCACAATCCTGGAGCCAGAACGACCGCACCACACCGGATCGGGGGACACGGTGCCATCGACCATGCGTACGGACACACCGGCCGACGCGTCGGAACACGCGAAAACAGCCCGCAAGGGCGGGGCGCCACCACCCGATCTGGAACTCCTCGTGCACGGAGTGGGCGGCACCACCCCCGCGGAGATGCTGGGCGATCCGCGCACCGGCCTGGTCACCGGCGACGAGACCGCGGCGGTCTACCGCAGGGCGGACGACATCGACGCCGAGCAGCGCCCGCCGGAGGACCGCGAGGGCCCGGACCGTGACGGCCCGATCCGCGAGGCGTACGTCTGGTGCAACCTCACCTCGGGCAACAGCTCCCGGGCCCTGTGGCTGCTCTTACTGCCGTTCATGGTCGCCAACCTCGCCCACTGGATGCGGCCCCCGGCCGACCGGCGCGAGCGGACCGTGCGCACCTACGGCCTGCTCGTCCGGCTCGTGGCGCTCACCCTGACCGTGCTGCTGATCGCCGGGGCCTGCGAGGTGGCCCTGGACCTGGTCGCCTGGCAGTGCGCCGGTTCGGCCGACTGCGCCGGGGGGAAGTCCTGGCTCGGCTTCCTGTCCCCGGAGAACCACGGCTGGTGGAGCCAGCCCGGCCGCAGGCTCGCGCTCGCCGCGGTGCTGCCCGGCGCGCTCACCGGACTGCTGTGGTACCTGTCCAACCGCACCTGGAGCGCGTACGAGGCCTCCCCGCCGCTGGAGCGCCCCGTCGACGAGTCCGCGCCCGAGGCGGGCAACCGCCCCGCGCTGTGCCTGCCCGGCTTCTGGTACGGCCGCAGGATCGTCGCCCGGCTGCGCGCCGCGCACACCGCTGCGGGCTTCCTCACCATCGCGGCGGGCCTGATCCTGCCCACCACCACCTATGACCGCGAGCCGGGCGGCGGCGGGCTTCAGGACACCGCGGGCTGGGCGCTGCTGACGCTGCTCTGCGCGGGCGCGGTCACGGTGGTGGCCGTGGTGTGCCACCGCGGCCGCAGCGAGTCCAAGGTCGACGGGGAGCTGGACCGCCTCACCATCACCGCGCTGCCCGGCGCCGCCCTCGCGGTGCTGGCGCTCTCCGTCCTGTACGCCGGCTGGTCCCGCCCCGGCTGGGCCTCCACCGACCAGCTGCCGGGCAACAAGGCGTTCTGCGCCATCGCCATCGGGGAGGGCGCGCTGATCGTGACCATGGCGGTGTGCGCCCTGGTCCTGCACCGGGCGGCGCCCGGCCGCACCCCGCTGTACGGGCTCGCCGGGCCCGCCGTCGCCGTGCTCGCCTGCGGGCTCGGGGCGGTGCTCGCGGGCGGTGTCGCCCAGCGCTTCGCCGACTGGCTGGACGGCGGCGGCACCCCGGGTGAGGGGCCCGGGATAGCGCCTCCGGTGCTGCTGACCTGGCTGGCCACCGCCATCCCCGCCCTGCTGCTGGTCCTGGTCGTCCTGTTGGTGATCTTCACCGTAAGGGTGTGGCGGGTGCGCAACCGGCTGCTGCCGACCATCATGGACGGCTATCCGGGGGAGCGGCCCGACGCCGTACGCACCCGGCGGATCGCGGCCACGATCGCCCGCGCGGGCCTCACCGACTCCGCCCCCTGGATCGTCGGCCCGGTCGCGCTGCTGACCCTGCTGTTCGGCGCCCTGGCCGTCACCGCGGCCTGGGTCACCGACGAGGTGCCGGGGCGGGCCGCCGACGGCGCGCCCGGGGCCGTGGACGCCGCCGCCCAGACGGCGCAGGCGCTGGGCTCCTGGCTGATGGGGCTGGCCTTCCTGATGCTGGTCACATTTGCCCGTCGCGCCTACCGCAGCCCCTCGGCCCGCCGCACCATCGGCATCCTGTGGGACGTGGGCACCTTCTGGCCGCGCGCCGCCCACCCCTTCGCGCCGCCGTGCTACGCCGAGCGGGCGGTGCCCGACCTGACCTGGCGGATGGAGACCTGGACCCGCCGGCACGGCGGCCGGCTGGTCATCTCCGGCCACTCCCAGGGCAGTGTGCTGGCCGCCGCGGCGGTCTGGCAGGTGGACCACCGCACCCGCGGCCAGGTCGCGCTGCTCACCTACGGCTCACCGCTGGAGCGGCTCTACGGGCGCTGGTTCCCCGCCTACTTCGGGCCCACCCAGCTGCTCTCGCTCCACGGTGAGGTGCGCTGCTGGCGCAATCTGTGGCGCTACACCGACCCGATCGGCGGCCCCATCAAGCTGCCCGACGGCAGCGGGCCCGAGGTCGACTGCGACGCGTTCAAGGACCCGCTGGCCTACGGCCGTACGACCGAACACCCGCTGCCCGCGCCGATCCTGGGACACGGCGACTACCAGGCCGACCCCGCCTTCGACCGGGAGCGGGCCGGGCTGCTGGCCCGGCTCCCGGAGCAGACGCCGCCACCCGCGGAGGAGGCCGCCGGTCAGATGAGCTCCGGCAGGTCCTCGGGATAGAGCAGTGTGAGGTCGTCCGTGGTCGGGTCGCTCAGCTGGGCGACCCGGCCCGCGTGCCGCTCCACCATCGCCTCGAAGGTCTGCCGTGCGGTGCGGCCGTTCCCGAACGCCGGGCCCTTGGGAAGCGCCGTGAAGTACTTCAGCAGCCCCTCCGACGCCCCCTCGCCGATCCGGTACTCATGCTCCTCGGCCTGCTGCTCCACGATCCGCAGCAGCTCCTCCGGGCTGTAGTCGCCGAAGGTGATGGTGCGCGAGAAACGGGAGGCCACACCGGGGTTGACGGACAGGAAGCGCTCCATCTCCGCCGTGTACCCCGCGACGATGACCACCACCGAGTCCCGGTGGTCCTCCATCAGCTTGACCAGGGTGTCTATGGCCTCCCGGCCGAAGTCCCGGCCGGAGTCCTCCGGGGAGAGGGCGTACGCCTCGTCGATGAACAGCACCCCGCCGCGCGCCCGGTCGAACGCCTCCTGGGTGCGGATGGCCGTGGAGCCGATGTGCTCACCGACCAGGTCCACCCGGGAGACCTCCACCAGATGGCCGCGCTCCAGCACCCCGAGGGAGGCCAGGATCTCCCCGTAGAGCCGGGCGACCGTCGTCTTACCGGTGCCGGGGGAGCCGGTGAAGACCAGATGGCGGCGGACGGAGGCGGCCTTGAGCCCGGCCTCCTGACGCCGCCGGCCCACCTCGATCATGTCGGTGAGGGCCCGCACCTCGCGCTTGACGCTCTCCAGCCCGACCAGCGCGTCCAGTTCGCCCAGCACCGCCGTGGACGGGCGGACGGCGACCGGGGGCTCGGCGGCGGGCGCGGAGGTCTGGGCGGCTCGCTGCGCCGGGACGCCGCCCAGCAGCCCGCCCGTCGAGGCGGTCTCCACGGCGGGGGCGGTGATCTGGGGCTGGCCGGGCGCGCCCGGGGAGCCCAGCGCCGTGGTGGCGCTCTCGTCGCTGGTGCAGTCCTCGACGACCGGCCCCGCCTCGGAGAACTCGTAGCCCCCGCGCGCACACCGCTCCGTACGGCACCGGGTCAGGGTGGTGCGGCAGCCGTCGATGATGTGGAAGCCATACCCCCCGCTGCCGGTCACCCGGCAGCCGGTGAAGGTGCCCCGGCCCTCGGCGGAGACATAGAACCCGGCCTCCGTCGGCCCGGAGACCGTGGTGCGCTCGACCGTCGGATCGGCGCCCTTGGTGACGATCACTCCGGTGGCGGCACCGTCTATGGTGCAGTTGGCGAGCGTGCCGCCGCTGCCGTGGTCACGGAACCACGCCCCGGTGGCCGCCTCCCGGATGCGGCAGTCGTCCAGCTGGACGATGGCCCCGTCGCTGACCGAGACCGCGGTGGAGCGCACCTGGGACAGATCGCTGTCGACCACATCGACCCGCGACCCCCGGTCCAGGACGAACAGGGCGTCCGGCACCTCGCGCACCCGGCACGAGTCGAGCACCGCGGTCGCCCCGTCGCTCACCCACACCGCCGGATAGTCGCCGGTGCTCTCGTGCAGCTCGCACTGGTTGGCGTCCACCCGGGTGCCCGGATCCCACACCGACAGGCCGTTGCGCCCGAACCGGCGCACCGTGGAGCGGGTCAGCGTCAGCACCGAACGCGACCTCAGGTCGATCGCGTTCTCCGGGATGTCATGGATCTCGCAGTCGGCGAGCGTGAGCACCGCGTCCGTGTCCAGGTTGACCCCGTCCCCCGTCGTACGGTGCACCCGGCAGTCGGTCAGAATCCCGGTCGCGCGCCCGGAGACCTGCACCCCGGCGCCCCGGATCTCGTACACCTCACAGCCGACGGCCTCCAGCGACGAGCCCTCGCCGGTCAGCGAGAACCCCGCCCCGGAGGCGTGGTGCACCCGGCAGCGGTCCAGGCGCGGACGGGCGCCGCCGCGCACCGCCACCCCGGACTGCCCGGCGGCCACCACCTCGCACTCCTCGAACACCCCGCCCGCGCCGTCCAGCACGCTGAGCCCGACGCCCGCGGGGTTGTCCACGGTGCAGCGCCGCACGGTCGGGCGGGCGCCGCCGCGCACCTCGATGCCGACCGCCGAGCGCGTGGCGACCCGTACGTCCGTCAGCTCCGGGGTGCCGTCCTCGATCAGCAGCGCGGGGGCGGCCGAGTCCTGGCCCTCGACATGCAGATCCTGGACCACGGCGGAGGCCCGTACCGTCAGGGCGACTCCGTCCACCGGTGCGATCCGCACCGAACCGCGCGCCGAGCCCTCGGGCCCGCGCAGGGTGACGGCCCGGCCCACCACCAGATTCTCGCGGTAGGTGCCGGGCGAGATGGAGAGCACATCACCGTCCCCGGCGGCCTCCAGGGCCGCCGTGAGGGAGGCGTACTCTCCGGTGCGGCGCCGCCACCGCGACGTTCCGCTGTGCGTCACCTGGACGACCGAGCCCTGTGCCATGGTGCTGCTGTGCCCCCACCTCGTGCGTTGCCGGTGTGCGCGCCTGACCGCCGCTGCTGACTGCCGCTGCGCATATGGAATGCCCCACCGTAGCGTGCGCGAGGCGCCATGAGTTGACGTGGCTGTGGAGCACGGGGGGAGTTGTGTGTTCGTATGACAACTCCCGGCCGGGCGTTGCCCGCTCGCACGGGTCAGCTGTCGGCGTCCGCCCGTCCCCAGTCTTGACCGGCCCGCTCCCAGGCGATGCCCCACTGTGTGTAGCGCCGGCGCATGAGCCGCCATACGACCAGCCGCCGGGCGCCGTCCACCAGGACCGCCGTCACCCCGGCCGCGCCGATTCCGGCCAGCACGGCGTGGGTGGTGGCCGTCGCGGTGTCCAGCGGGCGGCCCACCGGGCGACCGTGGTCATCGGTCCAGATCCGGAACCGCTCACCGGGATCAGCGCCGGGATGAGCGCCCAGCGTGCCCTCGTGGCTGCTGCCGTCCGGCCCCGTCCAGTGGGCGAGGACGCGGCGATGGGCGTCTCTCGCGGAAGCGGTCTCGGGGTCGGAGTCGATGGGTGGATGCGGCAGCACCTTGACCACGGTGGCCGAGAGCGGATGACGCTCGGCGCGCTGCTTCTGCGCGGCCTTCACCAGCGCCCCGTGTGCCAGGGACCCCGACGTCCAGCCGACGGCGGGGGCGACGAGCAGGATGAGCACCGCGGCGATCAGCGCCGCACACGCCTCCATCACGTCCGTCTTACGGCGCAGCGGGTTGCGCCGCCAGCGCCACAGCCCCCAGATCATTCGCATGGATCACATACCCCCTTCCCCATTCGTGAGTACCGCATGGCGGGCCGGATATGCGCGTTATTCGGTGGAGAGAGAGCAATATCACGGGGCCACCCCTTTCGCCGCTCCGGCGGGCCGTCGGCGGTGCAGGGGGACACACCAGACCAGCCGGGTGCCGCCCGCCTCGGGCGCCTCGATGTCCAAAGTGCCGCCCAGGAGTTCGGCCCGGGACCGCATATTGATCAGTCCTCCGATGGGGGCGGCGCCCCCCGTGCCCACCCCGTTGTCCGTGACCTCCAGGGTGACGTCGGCGCCGACGGTCAGCCGAACCTCCACCCGCTGGGCATGGGCGTGCCGCACGGTGTTGCTGAGCGCCTCGGCCAGCACCGCCAGCACATGGTCGCCGGTCTCGTCCGGCACATCGGTGTCCACCGGGCCGTCCATCAGCAGCGACGGCGCGAAGCCCAGGGTGTCCGAGGCCGAGCGGACCGCCTTGACCAACCGGCGCCGCAGCGTGGCGGGTTCGCCGCCGTCGTCCCCGACCGTACGCAGCGCGAAGATCGTGGAACGGATGATCTTGATGGTCTCGTCCAGGTCGTCGACGGCCCGCCCCACCCGCTCGGCCGCCTCCGGGCGCTCGATCAGCCGGCCCGCGCTCTGGAGGGTGAGCCCGGTCGCGAAGAGCCGCTGAATGGCCAGATCGTGAAGGTCCCGGGCGATCCGGTCCCGGTCCTGGAGCAGCGCCATGTGCTCGGACTCGGCGCGGTGCCGGGCCAGTTCCAGAGCCAGGGCCGCCTGCGCCGCGAACCCCGAGAGCAGCTCCACCTCGTGGTCGTCGAACGGCTGCCGCCCGGCCAGCCGGCACAGCCGCAGCGCACCGGAGGCCCGCTCGCCCGCGACCAGCGGTACGGCCACCACCGGGCCGAACTCGCTCTCCGGAGCCGGTAGCGGCCAGGACCGGGCCCGCGAGTCCACCCGTACGTCCGAGGCGACCGCGGGGCGCCCGGTGCGGGCCGCGAGCCCGGCCAGCGAGCCGTCGGACGGCACCACGAGCCCGCCGATGAGCTCGGCGTCATGCCCCTCGGCCACCTCGACCATCAGCGAGTCCGTGCCGGTGGCCGGCAGCAGGATCGCCGCCGAGTCGGCCAGGGCCACCTGGAGGGCGAGCCGGGCGATCAGACTCAGCACCTCGCCCGCCGAGGTGCCCGCCAGCAGCGTACGGGTGATGACGCCGAGCGCTTCCAGCCACTGCTCACGGCGCCGGCTCTCGTGGTACAGCCGGGCATTGTCGATGGCCACCCCGGCGGCGACCGACAAGGTGGTCAGCACCGCCTCGTCATCGGCGTCGAACTGGGCCCCGCCGCGCTTCTCGGTCAGATAGAGGTTCCCGAAGACCTCGTCACGGACCCGGATCGGCACGCCCAGGAACGAGCGCATCGGGGGATGGTGCTCGGGGAAGCCGTAGCTGGCCGGATGCTCGGACAGATCGGTGAGCCGCAGCGGCTGGGGGTGGCGGATCAGCTCGCCGAGCAGCCCATGGCCACTGGGCAACGGGCCGATGCGGTGCGCCTGTTCCTCGGACATGCCCACCGGCAGGAACTGCGAGAGCCGATGCCGGTCGACCACGCCCAGCGCGCCGTACTCCGCGTCGGCCAGCACCACCGCGGACTCCACGATCCGGCGCAGCACCTGCTCCAGGTCCAGCTCGCGGCCCACGCTGAGCACGGCCTCCAGGAGGCTGTGCATCCGGTCCTGGGTGGACCGGGCCGCGTCCAGCCGCGCCTGGAGCTCGTCGAGGAGTTGGTCGAGCCGGAGCTGGGGGAGGGCCGGATGGCGTCCCTGATCCGCGCTGCCCGACACCTGGCCTCCATCCCCCCATGACCCTCTCACCAGCAGGGTAGCCGGGGCGGGGGCCGGTGGTGGCGGGGATGGAAGGAACTCGGCCAGGGTCGGGGGGCCGCTGGGCGACGGGCGCCTAGGAAACCGGCACCACGGCGACCGGGCACTTGGCGTGATGCAGCACGGCGTGGTTGACAAGCCCCAGTTGCATGCCGAAGTGCCCCTGCCGCCGCCGGGCCCCCACCACCAGCAGATCCGCGTGTGCGGAGGCGTCCAGCAGCGCCTTGCGCGCCGAGCCCTCGACCGGGCGGTGGGCCACCGGCACCGGCGGCAGCCCGGCCGCCGTGGCGCCGCCCAGCGCCTCGTCCAGGAGCTCGGCGGCGCGCCGCTCGTGCGCATCACGCGCGCTCTGCGCCTCGCGTGTCCCTTGCGTCGCACGTCCCCCCTGCGCCTCACTCGCCCCCCGCTCCTCGTGCGCACCGTGGCCCCCGCGCCCGACGTGGTTCCCGGGCCCGCCGTGGTTCCCGGGCCTCGCGTGGTCCTCGGGGCCCGCACAGCGCCAGGCGTGCACGGCCTCCAGCTCGACGCCGCGCAGCCGCGCCTCGCGGAGGGCGAACGCCACGGCGGCGGAGGGCGGCGCGGGCTCCTGCTCGCCCGGGCGCTCGCGCTCGGCGATCCCCACCACCACCCGGTTCATCCCGCCGCGCACGTTCTCCGGGCGGCCGCGCACCACGACCACCGGGCACTGGGCGCGAGCCGCGATGCCCAGCCCGACCGAGCCGAGCAGCAGCGAGGCGAACTCGCCGCGGCCGCGCGAGCCGACCACCAGCGCCTCGGCGCTCTTCCCGGCGCGCAGCAGGGCGGTGACCGCGTCGTCCGCCGCCAGATCGGTCATCACCTTCAGGGTCGGCACCCGCCGCCCGGCCCGCTCGGCCGCGGCGGCCAGCACCGCCTCGCTGTGCAGCCGCTCGGCGGGGCGGTCGGCGGTCGTTCCGGGGATGTAGCCCTCGTACCGCTCCCACAGCGAGGCGTGGACGACGCGCAGCGGCAGCCCGCGGCGCCCGGCCATCTCGGCCGCCCAGTCCAGTGCGTCCGAGGCGGCGTCCGAACCGTCGACCCCGACGACCACGGGAAGCTCCACCGTGCCCACCGCCTCTCCTGCCGGCACCTGGAAATGTCCCTTCCCATTGTCCCGCCGAAGCGGTCGCCGAGGGAGTCCGGCGGCTCACTCAGCGCAGCCGCATGGCCAGTGTCACCACGGCGCCCACCGCCCCCGCGCTGATCACCAGCCGGTCGGTGACCAGCTGGGTCAGCCACAGGCCGCGGCCGCTGGTCGCGCCGTCCAGCCCCGGCAGGATCCGCGGGATGACGTCCTCGGAGAAGCCGGGGCCGGAGTCGCTGATCCGGCACTCCAGCTCGTCGCCGATCCGCCGCAGCAGCAGGGATCCGGTGCCGCCCGCGTGCTCGATGGCGTTGTTGGCGATCTCGTCCACGGCCAGCACGAAGTCCCCGCGGCGGGTCTCGCTGAGCCCGGCCCAGGCCGCGCACTCCTCGACCTGCACCCGCAGCCGGGGCAGCTCATCGGCGGTGAAATGACGGTGGAGCAGGTGTTCTCCGGCTCGATCGGCGGACCGACGACGAGGGTCGGCTAGCACCAGTGCCTCCCGTTTGGTGACGAGTACGAGCGACAACACAGGGTCGGTGAAGCAGCCGAGGGTACGGGGAGCGGCCTCTCATTGGTCACGACGACCACGAATGACATGTCATATCGGAAACGTGACCGAAAATGGGTAAGGG
This genomic interval from Streptomyces asiaticus contains the following:
- a CDS encoding DeoR/GlpR family DNA-binding transcription regulator, with the translated sequence MSDNQNLLAEQRRALILDEVRRRGGVRVNELTRKLNVSDMTVRRDLDALARLGVVEKVHGGAVPVAEASTYEPGFEAKSGLELSAKEDIAKAAAAMATPGTAIALAGGTTAFALAQQLLEVPDLTVVTNSVRVADVFYNAQRSAALGGVGPRPGAATVVLTGGVRTPSDTLVGPVADAAVRSLHFDVLFLGVHGISVEAGLSTPNLAEAETNRHFVRAARRVVVVADHTKWGTVGLSSFASLDQVDALVTDPGLPEEARAEISEYLPELVVAGEPVRTADI
- a CDS encoding right-handed parallel beta-helix repeat-containing protein; translation: MAQGSVVQVTHSGTSRWRRRTGEYASLTAALEAAGDGDVLSISPGTYRENLVVGRAVTLRGPEGSARGSVRIAPVDGVALTVRASAVVQDLHVEGQDSAAPALLIEDGTPELTDVRVATRSAVGIEVRGGARPTVRRCTVDNPAGVGLSVLDGAGGVFEECEVVAAGQSGVAVRGGARPRLDRCRVHHASGAGFSLTGEGSSLEAVGCEVYEIRGAGVQVSGRATGILTDCRVHRTTGDGVNLDTDAVLTLADCEIHDIPENAIDLRSRSVLTLTRSTVRRFGRNGLSVWDPGTRVDANQCELHESTGDYPAVWVSDGATAVLDSCRVREVPDALFVLDRGSRVDVVDSDLSQVRSTAVSVSDGAIVQLDDCRIREAATGAWFRDHGSGGTLANCTIDGAATGVIVTKGADPTVERTTVSGPTEAGFYVSAEGRGTFTGCRVTGSGGYGFHIIDGCRTTLTRCRTERCARGGYEFSEAGPVVEDCTSDESATTALGSPGAPGQPQITAPAVETASTGGLLGGVPAQRAAQTSAPAAEPPVAVRPSTAVLGELDALVGLESVKREVRALTDMIEVGRRRQEAGLKAASVRRHLVFTGSPGTGKTTVARLYGEILASLGVLERGHLVEVSRVDLVGEHIGSTAIRTQEAFDRARGGVLFIDEAYALSPEDSGRDFGREAIDTLVKLMEDHRDSVVVIVAGYTAEMERFLSVNPGVASRFSRTITFGDYSPEELLRIVEQQAEEHEYRIGEGASEGLLKYFTALPKGPAFGNGRTARQTFEAMVERHAGRVAQLSDPTTDDLTLLYPEDLPELI
- a CDS encoding Rv1733c family protein, encoding MRMIWGLWRWRRNPLRRKTDVMEACAALIAAVLILLVAPAVGWTSGSLAHGALVKAAQKQRAERHPLSATVVKVLPHPPIDSDPETASARDAHRRVLAHWTGPDGSSHEGTLGAHPGADPGERFRIWTDDHGRPVGRPLDTATATTHAVLAGIGAAGVTAVLVDGARRLVVWRLMRRRYTQWGIAWERAGQDWGRADADS
- a CDS encoding GAF domain-containing sensor histidine kinase, encoding MSGSADQGRHPALPQLRLDQLLDELQARLDAARSTQDRMHSLLEAVLSVGRELDLEQVLRRIVESAVVLADAEYGALGVVDRHRLSQFLPVGMSEEQAHRIGPLPSGHGLLGELIRHPQPLRLTDLSEHPASYGFPEHHPPMRSFLGVPIRVRDEVFGNLYLTEKRGGAQFDADDEAVLTTLSVAAGVAIDNARLYHESRRREQWLEALGVITRTLLAGTSAGEVLSLIARLALQVALADSAAILLPATGTDSLMVEVAEGHDAELIGGLVVPSDGSLAGLAARTGRPAVASDVRVDSRARSWPLPAPESEFGPVVAVPLVAGERASGALRLCRLAGRQPFDDHEVELLSGFAAQAALALELARHRAESEHMALLQDRDRIARDLHDLAIQRLFATGLTLQSAGRLIERPEAAERVGRAVDDLDETIKIIRSTIFALRTVGDDGGEPATLRRRLVKAVRSASDTLGFAPSLLMDGPVDTDVPDETGDHVLAVLAEALSNTVRHAHAQRVEVRLTVGADVTLEVTDNGVGTGGAAPIGGLINMRSRAELLGGTLDIEAPEAGGTRLVWCVPLHRRRPAGAAKGVAP
- a CDS encoding universal stress protein, translated to MGTVELPVVVGVDGSDAASDALDWAAEMAGRRGLPLRVVHASLWERYEGYIPGTTADRPAERLHSEAVLAAAAERAGRRVPTLKVMTDLAADDAVTALLRAGKSAEALVVGSRGRGEFASLLLGSVGLGIAARAQCPVVVVRGRPENVRGGMNRVVVGIAERERPGEQEPAPPSAAVAFALREARLRGVELEAVHAWRCAGPEDHARPGNHGGPGNHVGRGGHGAHEERGASEAQGGRATQGTREAQSARDAHERRAAELLDEALGGATAAGLPPVPVAHRPVEGSARKALLDASAHADLLVVGARRRQGHFGMQLGLVNHAVLHHAKCPVAVVPVS
- a CDS encoding ATP-binding protein → MLADPRRRSADRAGEHLLHRHFTADELPRLRVQVEECAAWAGLSETRRGDFVLAVDEIANNAIEHAGGTGSLLLRRIGDELECRISDSGPGFSEDVIPRILPGLDGATSGRGLWLTQLVTDRLVISAGAVGAVVTLAMRLR